From Trueperella pecoris, a single genomic window includes:
- a CDS encoding helix-turn-helix domain-containing protein: protein MARFLTIADVAEYLNVSAGQVRTLIKNGEIPAIQVGGRGQWRIEDAMLAQYVERGYEITRQKIAAGEDL, encoded by the coding sequence ATGGCTAGATTTTTGACAATCGCTGACGTCGCTGAGTACCTCAACGTGTCTGCCGGTCAGGTGCGCACACTCATCAAGAACGGTGAGATTCCCGCGATCCAGGTGGGCGGGCGTGGGCAGTGGCGCATCGAAGATGCGATGCTTGCACAATACGTCGAGCGCGGCTACGAAATTACCCGCCAGAAAATCGCGGCGGGCGAGGACCTCTAG
- a CDS encoding AAA family ATPase — MPSHLDDAVVRGLAAYGQEGRIARRCGDLAEVLAGVEAGLGDVVLLSGEEPLLDLSLVSQLRREGAMVGVVPGSRPAKEVEALGAIVVAETDMVAFVRGTISDGQTAAQPPRGKIVAVWGPGGSTGRSALVRDLAAICPDVMVVDGDTQRPSLTQMYGLEETSAIVALARHIERGKDPQEILDSVLVDLPGRDAGRPGRLLAGLNTGERWRELPRVVVERMWQPLAGQAQTVLIDLAGGMESRPGREDRHALTRSALEAADVVLHVGWGSPVGLRRFVEHLDSVGTDRPGMHRGVVVLSEHGLGMGGRAKVAELLAGAPMACHLIRGDRRRAEQCELEGRALTQAFPRSGYSKDVAALWRALELEATGSRG, encoded by the coding sequence TTGCCCAGCCACCTTGACGACGCCGTCGTCCGCGGCCTTGCAGCTTATGGGCAGGAGGGGCGGATCGCGCGTCGCTGTGGCGATCTTGCCGAGGTGTTGGCCGGCGTTGAGGCGGGTCTTGGTGACGTCGTCCTACTCTCGGGCGAGGAGCCGTTGCTCGACCTGTCGCTCGTCAGCCAGCTCAGACGCGAGGGGGCGATGGTCGGCGTCGTTCCTGGTAGTAGGCCTGCGAAGGAAGTCGAAGCGCTAGGCGCGATAGTCGTGGCCGAGACGGACATGGTCGCTTTCGTCCGCGGCACGATTTCGGACGGGCAAACAGCGGCGCAACCCCCACGTGGCAAGATCGTCGCCGTGTGGGGACCGGGAGGAAGCACCGGGCGGTCGGCGCTCGTGCGGGATCTCGCGGCGATCTGCCCGGATGTGATGGTTGTTGATGGGGACACCCAGCGGCCCTCGCTGACTCAGATGTACGGCCTCGAAGAAACATCCGCGATCGTGGCTCTCGCGCGACACATTGAACGAGGTAAGGACCCGCAGGAGATTCTTGACTCGGTGCTGGTTGACTTGCCCGGGCGCGACGCCGGCAGGCCCGGGCGTCTCCTCGCAGGGCTCAACACGGGTGAGCGCTGGCGGGAGCTGCCGCGCGTCGTCGTTGAACGGATGTGGCAGCCGCTGGCCGGGCAAGCCCAAACTGTCCTCATCGATCTGGCTGGCGGCATGGAATCTAGGCCCGGCCGAGAGGATCGGCATGCATTGACGCGATCGGCGCTTGAGGCGGCCGACGTCGTCCTCCATGTTGGTTGGGGCAGCCCCGTGGGCCTGCGTAGGTTTGTCGAACACCTGGACTCCGTGGGCACAGACCGGCCTGGCATGCACCGCGGCGTCGTCGTCCTTTCCGAGCACGGTTTGGGCATGGGCGGGCGGGCTAAGGTCGCGGAGCTGCTGGCAGGCGCGCCGATGGCGTGCCACCTGATCAGGGGCGATCGCCGGCGCGCCGAGCAATGCGAGTTGGAGGGCCGGGCCCTCACGCAGGCGTTCCCTCGTTCTGGCTATTCGAAGGACGTCGCGGCGTTGTGGCGCGCGCTCGAGTTAGAGGCCACCGGTTCGCGCGGCTAG
- a CDS encoding DUF6912 family protein has translation MRIYIPLTPLDLTADITPRLVHAVTAELKMAVPNEDAEGWEMIATLAAADESLRRLGQTGARARRRMLCVAEVQDRVLAPADDLPSARELTAAVSWADVETILVDEPGSEALVDRALAGDDQAFMSTGDIDLMWYDIIERSALAQELG, from the coding sequence ATGCGCATCTACATTCCGCTGACCCCGTTGGATCTCACGGCCGATATCACGCCACGGTTGGTACACGCCGTGACCGCCGAGCTCAAAATGGCCGTTCCGAATGAGGACGCCGAGGGCTGGGAAATGATCGCCACCTTGGCTGCAGCTGACGAATCGCTGCGACGCCTTGGGCAAACCGGCGCTAGAGCCCGGCGGCGCATGCTGTGCGTGGCTGAGGTTCAAGATCGCGTGCTCGCTCCGGCCGATGACCTGCCTTCAGCGCGGGAGCTGACCGCTGCGGTGTCGTGGGCGGATGTCGAAACGATCCTCGTCGACGAGCCCGGGTCCGAGGCTCTCGTTGATCGCGCATTGGCGGGGGATGATCAGGCCTTCATGTCCACAGGAGACATCGACCTCATGTGGTATGACATCATCGAGCGCTCCGCGCTTGCGCAAGAGCTCGGCTAA
- a CDS encoding Rv3235 family protein, translating into MSQLAVLEPPRTKSYPGKTATTLAAPALNAEDLPKFDRAAFSSPKLDRRMYRDGPLDVVPDALVPPDRFAASIVGQAIEVLMGHRPVRQLQTWMHPSVYEALSRRAGLGHRIHGKPEKCRSPRIKRVRVCEPRDGVAEASLVVFDGHKIRAAATRLEVRRGRWHVTALEII; encoded by the coding sequence ATGAGCCAGCTCGCCGTACTCGAGCCCCCTAGGACCAAGTCCTACCCCGGAAAGACCGCGACCACCCTAGCCGCACCCGCCCTCAACGCGGAGGACCTTCCCAAATTCGACCGCGCCGCCTTCAGCTCACCGAAGCTCGATCGGAGAATGTATCGCGATGGCCCCCTCGACGTCGTCCCCGACGCGCTTGTCCCTCCCGACCGGTTCGCTGCCTCCATCGTCGGACAGGCCATCGAGGTACTTATGGGTCACCGGCCCGTCCGTCAGCTACAAACGTGGATGCACCCCAGCGTCTATGAGGCGCTCTCCCGGCGCGCCGGCCTCGGCCACCGCATTCATGGCAAGCCCGAGAAATGCCGATCCCCACGGATCAAACGTGTGCGAGTGTGCGAGCCGCGCGACGGCGTCGCCGAGGCCTCGCTCGTCGTCTTCGACGGGCACAAAATCCGCGCCGCAGCCACCCGGCTCGAGGTGCGGCGAGGGCGCTGGCATGTGACTGCCCTCGAAATCATCTAG
- a CDS encoding LysM peptidoglycan-binding domain-containing protein yields MTIDPLLRPARSPQQELEFALVILAGTILTTLIVWYAISIILLALAHGTNSHRLRATVARWGAPFIKGLAATGLAATLATPAFAAATKPDAIDLSWGAGISLPETSPISAPQLVPSPDLDTTPSPPASLTPSPTPAAPPVPAQPAPASISSVSRTEPGDVIIGGRIHVVAHGDSLWRIARTLYPSSSDAELATIVQGIYRANAAVIGPDPDHIRPGQRLQLS; encoded by the coding sequence ATGACGATCGATCCTCTCCTCAGACCCGCTCGGTCCCCGCAGCAGGAGCTCGAGTTCGCGCTTGTCATCCTCGCGGGCACGATCCTCACCACACTCATCGTGTGGTACGCGATCTCCATCATCCTTCTCGCGCTCGCTCACGGCACCAACAGCCATCGGTTGCGCGCAACCGTGGCGCGTTGGGGAGCCCCGTTCATCAAGGGCCTAGCCGCAACGGGGCTTGCCGCCACGTTGGCAACGCCCGCTTTCGCGGCAGCGACAAAACCGGATGCCATTGACCTCAGCTGGGGCGCCGGGATCTCCCTTCCGGAGACCTCACCGATCTCGGCGCCACAGCTGGTTCCCTCCCCCGATCTCGACACGACGCCGAGCCCGCCAGCGAGCCTTACGCCGAGCCCGACGCCGGCGGCGCCGCCGGTCCCGGCTCAGCCCGCTCCGGCGTCCATATCGAGCGTGAGCCGCACCGAACCCGGCGACGTCATCATCGGGGGCCGCATACACGTCGTCGCGCACGGAGACTCGCTATGGCGCATCGCCCGCACGCTTTACCCCTCATCTTCCGATGCCGAACTCGCCACCATCGTCCAGGGCATCTACCGCGCCAACGCTGCCGTCATCGGCCCCGACCCCGACCACATCCGCCCAGGCCAACGCCTACAACTCAGCTAA